A genomic segment from Desulfurella amilsii encodes:
- a CDS encoding putative hydro-lyase: protein MTDINTLSPKNVRLKIRNAEYTSQTSGLCKGFTQANLVVLPKKYVIDFFAFAQRNPKPCPILDVTEKGDPHPKLIAPDADVRTDMPKYRVYEKGELIGEYTDILNFWNEEMYAFLLGCSFTFENALLNANIPVRHIEEKRNVPMYITSIECVPSGVFRGPLVVSMRPIPYQLIVKAVQVTSRFPQVHGAPVHIGNPKEIGIKDIDKPDFGDPVTIKDGEVPIFWACGVTPQAVAMKAKPDIMITHAPGHMFISDVRDENYSIL from the coding sequence ATGACCGACATAAATACTCTATCACCAAAGAATGTGAGATTAAAAATTAGAAACGCTGAATATACTAGCCAAACAAGCGGTTTGTGTAAAGGCTTCACCCAAGCAAACCTAGTTGTTCTACCAAAAAAATATGTAATTGATTTTTTTGCTTTTGCGCAAAGAAACCCAAAGCCATGTCCTATACTTGATGTTACAGAAAAAGGAGATCCCCATCCAAAACTTATAGCGCCTGATGCTGATGTAAGAACAGATATGCCGAAGTACAGAGTATATGAAAAAGGAGAATTAATTGGTGAATATACAGATATCTTAAATTTTTGGAATGAAGAAATGTACGCATTCTTACTGGGTTGCAGTTTTACTTTTGAGAATGCTTTACTTAATGCCAATATTCCGGTAAGACACATTGAAGAAAAAAGAAATGTTCCGATGTATATAACAAGTATAGAGTGTGTGCCATCTGGTGTATTTAGAGGTCCTTTGGTAGTTTCAATGAGGCCAATACCTTATCAATTAATAGTTAAGGCTGTTCAGGTAACTTCTAGGTTTCCACAAGTGCACGGTGCACCTGTTCATATTGGTAACCCAAAAGAAATAGGTATAAAAGATATTGATAAACCTGATTTTGGCGATCCAGTGACAATTAAAGACGGTGAAGTACCAATATTTTGGGCGTGTGGTGTAACTCCACAAGCTGTTGCGATGAAAGCAAAACCAGATATAATGATAACACATGCACCGGGTCACATGTTTATTTCTGATGTAAGAGATG